The Candidatus Acidulodesulfobacterium acidiphilum genome has a segment encoding these proteins:
- a CDS encoding flagellar basal body-associated FliL family protein, with translation MADDKNGKTNKELGNVDEEMSTISQIEASNKKGGKKKLLFIIVPLLLILGGGGFAAYHFLLAKKSKTTVNKPAGLSNVQPGPMIKLKSFLTNLANTNRTAYVKVSMSIELKPGSNVGIFKQLTPKVRNRIIMILSSKTSKEIDSPQGQLSLRHQIARSLNQLLGDDTVTGVYFNNYLVQ, from the coding sequence ATGGCTGATGACAAAAACGGCAAAACTAACAAGGAACTCGGCAATGTCGACGAGGAGATGTCCACTATCTCTCAGATAGAGGCATCCAATAAAAAAGGCGGGAAGAAAAAACTTTTGTTTATCATTGTTCCGCTTCTGCTTATACTCGGAGGCGGCGGTTTTGCGGCTTACCATTTTTTACTCGCCAAAAAAAGCAAAACCACGGTTAATAAACCGGCTGGGCTTTCCAATGTGCAGCCTGGTCCGATGATAAAACTTAAATCTTTTTTGACCAATCTTGCAAACACTAACAGAACCGCTTACGTAAAGGTTTCTATGTCTATAGAATTAAAACCCGGTTCTAACGTAGGCATTTTCAAACAGCTTACCCCTAAGGTAAGAAACCGTATAATCATGATTTTAAGTTCAAAAACGTCAAAAGAAATAGATAGTCCTCAAGGGCAACTGTCTTTAAGGCATCAGATAGCGAGGAGCCTTAATCAGCTTCTTGGAGACGATACCGTAACCGGAGTTTATTTCAATAATTATTTAGTTCAATAA
- the fliN gene encoding flagellar motor switch protein FliN, whose translation MSEENKTEELEKKAGEDAQVQSRAAGAETAKQAAPSEDEDDNISWEDAFKEEEAANAGAGANASSESTAPAEQSQAGGNSGTAVVSDAADLGVEDIKPAKNETAQPTPKKPVKKLEFASFDESDKTAEPPKNLDFILDIPLTISVELGRTKMVINDMLQLGQGSVIELAKLAGEPLDIYVNGKLMARGEVVLVNDKFGVRLTDIISPVERVKKL comes from the coding sequence ATGAGTGAAGAAAATAAGACCGAAGAATTAGAAAAAAAAGCTGGAGAAGACGCACAGGTTCAAAGCCGGGCGGCAGGTGCAGAAACAGCCAAGCAGGCTGCGCCTTCGGAGGACGAAGACGACAATATCAGCTGGGAGGATGCCTTTAAAGAGGAAGAAGCCGCTAATGCCGGCGCAGGGGCAAATGCTTCGTCCGAAAGCACCGCACCTGCGGAACAAAGCCAAGCGGGCGGCAATAGCGGAACAGCCGTAGTATCTGACGCGGCAGATTTGGGAGTCGAAGATATTAAACCTGCAAAAAATGAAACTGCGCAACCAACTCCTAAGAAACCGGTAAAAAAATTAGAATTTGCATCGTTCGACGAATCCGATAAAACTGCCGAACCGCCAAAAAATTTGGATTTTATTCTCGATATACCTCTTACCATATCGGTAGAATTGGGGAGGACAAAAATGGTTATTAACGATATGCTCCAGCTTGGACAGGGTTCGGTCATAGAACTTGCAAAACTTGCCGGCGAGCCTTTGGATATATACGTTAACGGCAAACTTATGGCGAGGGGAGAGGTTGTTTTGGTCAACGATAAATTCGGCGTCAGGCTGACGGATATTATAAGCCCGGTAGAAAGGGTTAAAAAACTTTAA
- the fliP gene encoding flagellar biosynthesis protein FliP, which yields MTGHAPHSQVSMLIQILLIFTVISIAPSILIMMTSFVRIVVVLSFLRTSLGLTTEPPNQVIIGLSLFLTFFIMAPVISSVYNNAYVPYTKGFIGIKKAYKIGIQPVRDFMLKQTRLKDLELFVKMSKIKNIKSPKDVPTYVLVPAFIVSELTTAFEISFLIYLPFLILDLVVSSLLMSMGMLMLPPTMISLPFKLMLFVMVNGWYLVIGSLVQSFHT from the coding sequence ATGACCGGTCATGCGCCGCATTCGCAGGTATCTATGCTTATTCAGATACTTCTAATCTTTACCGTAATTTCTATAGCGCCTTCTATCTTGATAATGATGACTTCATTCGTCAGAATCGTGGTAGTTCTATCGTTTTTAAGAACTTCACTTGGGCTTACGACGGAACCGCCGAATCAGGTAATTATAGGATTAAGCCTTTTTCTTACTTTTTTTATAATGGCTCCTGTTATAAGTTCCGTATATAATAATGCTTACGTTCCATATACTAAAGGTTTTATAGGAATTAAAAAAGCTTATAAAATAGGAATTCAACCTGTCAGGGATTTTATGCTTAAACAGACGAGACTTAAAGATTTGGAACTTTTTGTTAAAATGTCTAAAATCAAGAATATTAAATCTCCTAAAGACGTGCCGACTTACGTTCTCGTTCCGGCATTTATTGTAAGCGAACTTACGACGGCTTTCGAGATAAGTTTTCTTATATATCTTCCGTTTTTGATATTAGATCTTGTGGTTTCGAGCCTTTTAATGTCTATGGGCATGCTTATGCTGCCGCCTACCATGATATCTCTTCCCTTTAAGCTTATGCTTTTCGTTATGGTAAACGGCTGGTATTTGGTAATAGGTTCTTTGGTACAGAGTTTTCATACTTAA
- the fliM gene encoding flagellar motor switch protein FliM, whose product MAEILSQDEVNALLRGISSGAIESEKKEENLGGIKPYDLTSQDRIVRGRMPTLEIINERFARLLRNDLTSALRKVAEITSTSVDMQKFGEFLKNIPLPTSLTIFKMPPLRGYAIFVLDSRLVYNLIDIFFGGTTDLHVKIEGRDFSPIENKLIKKITDMAFNSLKTAWMPVSPIDIEFQRSEINPQFATIVTPTEVVIISRFEVDIEGAVSKFMICIPYSMIEPIKEKLYSGFQSEQLEVDHRWIERFKERLKESELNIRIDLGKTSISSRDFLKIKKGDVIVLDKRIEDPLVIDIENLPKFIAYPGKLNNNLAVKIISDIPLGKEGYYE is encoded by the coding sequence ATGGCTGAAATATTATCGCAAGACGAAGTTAACGCTCTGCTTAGAGGCATATCTTCCGGCGCGATAGAATCGGAAAAAAAAGAAGAAAATCTTGGCGGTATAAAGCCTTACGATTTAACTTCGCAGGACAGGATAGTCAGGGGCAGAATGCCCACTCTAGAAATAATCAACGAAAGGTTTGCCCGTCTTTTAAGAAACGATTTAACTTCCGCCCTAAGAAAAGTTGCGGAAATAACGTCTACTTCGGTAGATATGCAGAAATTCGGGGAGTTTTTAAAAAATATTCCGCTTCCGACGAGCCTGACTATTTTTAAAATGCCGCCTCTTCGCGGCTATGCTATTTTCGTTTTAGACTCAAGATTAGTGTATAACCTGATAGATATTTTTTTCGGCGGCACTACCGACCTGCACGTAAAAATAGAAGGAAGGGATTTTTCGCCAATAGAAAACAAACTGATAAAAAAAATAACGGATATGGCTTTTAATTCGCTAAAAACTGCTTGGATGCCGGTTTCGCCGATAGACATAGAATTTCAAAGAAGCGAAATAAATCCTCAGTTTGCGACTATAGTTACGCCTACGGAGGTCGTAATTATAAGCAGATTCGAGGTGGACATAGAAGGCGCCGTTTCTAAATTTATGATATGTATACCTTATTCAATGATAGAGCCTATTAAAGAAAAACTTTACAGCGGATTTCAGAGCGAACAGCTTGAAGTCGACCACAGATGGATAGAAAGATTTAAAGAAAGGCTTAAAGAATCGGAACTTAATATAAGGATTGATCTCGGAAAGACGAGCATAAGCTCCCGAGATTTTTTAAAAATAAAAAAAGGCGACGTTATAGTGTTAGACAAAAGAATAGAAGACCCTTTAGTGATCGATATAGAAAATCTGCCGAAATTTATTGCTTATCCGGGTAAACTAAATAATAATCTTGCCGTAAAAATAATTTCCGACATACCGTTGGGTAAAGAGGGCTATTATGAGTGA
- the fliQ gene encoding flagellar biosynthesis protein FliQ, with the protein MSVAFVNFIIQKVILTVLYLSAPPLIASLAIGILISMFQAVTQLQDQTITFVPKIIVVIIVLLIFGPWMLNIMGNFATAMFSHFPEYIRGGS; encoded by the coding sequence GTGTCGGTAGCGTTCGTAAATTTTATAATTCAAAAAGTGATACTTACGGTTTTATATTTAAGCGCGCCTCCGCTTATAGCGAGTCTTGCAATAGGAATACTCATAAGTATGTTTCAAGCCGTTACTCAGCTTCAGGATCAGACGATTACTTTTGTTCCCAAAATTATCGTAGTTATAATAGTTTTACTAATTTTTGGACCGTGGATGCTAAACATTATGGGAAATTTTGCGACGGCAATGTTTTCGCATTTTCCCGAATATATAAGGGGAGGAAGCTGA
- the fliO gene encoding flagellar biosynthetic protein FliO, with the protein MFNIFNMNKIKSLFYTFCFISAVLIFLAAAFNKAYAESGLTLKGISVSESKKNNSYFIWFRFNGKPQNVLKNMIYKKYGIEAVFNNTVSYGSARQSKFVNFKGSRLFKAAEIIPAGNSGLDAVVYFNKSIKIARKNVFASFYRNYLVIKIVGGFPADIFKNVGKKNTVLVNNAADKTSKVNKTKSKNNLKPSAASNAGAFSNAKHLNLKNASLKKPAGLNMGLEAVKTAVYLALIIAMIYGIYFFMNKFKNRVSTKEKINSLKIISSINLGNKKSILLIEVNREFFLVGVSPSNIQMIGRLQGTAGQQNSEISDYTEQQGKTSVKEIKESKEIKGKSGKQFNPEAYAAYDETPVYGNAAGPFASPSPAVKTYGRFADVMREKVGGRSEFPENTAADALDKSGKVKNINEAKFKNKADNIFFDIEERLKGLMESDVKSKKL; encoded by the coding sequence ATGTTTAATATATTTAATATGAATAAAATTAAATCGTTATTTTATACTTTTTGTTTTATTTCCGCGGTTTTGATTTTTTTAGCCGCCGCCTTCAATAAAGCATATGCCGAAAGCGGCTTGACGTTAAAAGGAATTTCGGTTTCGGAAAGCAAAAAAAACAATTCTTATTTTATATGGTTTAGATTTAACGGCAAACCGCAAAACGTTTTAAAAAATATGATTTATAAAAAATACGGCATTGAAGCCGTTTTTAATAATACTGTTTCCTATGGGTCCGCACGGCAATCCAAGTTTGTAAATTTTAAAGGCAGCAGGCTTTTTAAAGCCGCCGAAATTATACCGGCGGGCAATTCGGGATTAGATGCCGTCGTTTATTTTAATAAAAGTATAAAAATAGCACGGAAAAACGTTTTTGCTTCATTTTATCGAAATTATTTGGTTATTAAAATAGTCGGCGGATTTCCCGCCGATATATTTAAAAACGTAGGAAAGAAAAATACCGTCTTGGTAAATAACGCCGCAGACAAAACAAGTAAAGTTAATAAAACAAAATCGAAAAATAATCTTAAACCCTCTGCCGCATCTAATGCCGGCGCTTTTTCCAATGCAAAACATTTAAATTTAAAAAATGCTTCTTTAAAAAAACCGGCCGGTTTAAATATGGGTCTTGAAGCCGTTAAAACCGCGGTTTATTTAGCTCTTATTATCGCCATGATTTACGGCATATATTTCTTTATGAATAAATTTAAAAACAGGGTTTCGACGAAAGAAAAAATTAACAGCCTGAAAATAATATCTTCTATTAATCTCGGCAATAAAAAATCTATCCTGCTTATAGAAGTAAATAGAGAATTTTTTTTAGTAGGAGTCTCTCCTTCAAATATTCAGATGATAGGGCGTTTACAGGGAACCGCCGGTCAGCAAAATTCCGAAATTTCGGATTATACCGAACAGCAAGGCAAAACTTCGGTAAAAGAAATAAAAGAATCTAAAGAAATTAAAGGAAAAAGCGGCAAACAATTTAATCCCGAAGCTTATGCGGCATACGATGAAACGCCTGTTTACGGGAACGCCGCCGGTCCGTTCGCCAGCCCTTCGCCGGCAGTCAAAACCTACGGCAGATTTGCGGACGTTATGAGGGAAAAGGTCGGCGGTCGGTCGGAATTTCCGGAAAATACCGCCGCAGATGCTTTAGATAAATCCGGTAAAGTTAAAAATATCAACGAAGCCAAATTTAAAAACAAAGCCGATAATATATTTTTCGATATAGAAGAAAGACTTAAGGGGTTGATGGAGAGCGATGTTAAAAGTAAAAAGCTTTAA
- the fliR gene encoding flagellar biosynthetic protein FliR has translation MPAIIIHQYLLIEFMLIFFRIIAMIIALPFIGSSSVPNWAKIGLAFFMSLIVYPLVVKTQIIPHLTLPELILAVISQALIGIIFGFLVLIIFTGVEVAGQLISTQVGFGMISLINPLISNQQVSLISNLQNYVALIIFIQTSAFFFVIEGIYRSFQTIPLTFVNFSPHIFQYLVLRSNDIFLIGLDLSIPIVLVAIILNVIIALMGRIAPQFNIFAVGFPITIAVGLLMLYVTVPYFTDYVMQSFGGLKTEFNYMINYMAYIKK, from the coding sequence TTGCCGGCAATTATAATACACCAATATCTTTTAATAGAATTTATGCTGATATTTTTCAGGATTATCGCAATGATAATCGCTCTTCCGTTTATCGGCAGTTCTTCCGTTCCAAACTGGGCAAAGATAGGTCTGGCCTTTTTCATGTCGTTAATAGTCTATCCTTTAGTGGTTAAAACTCAGATAATCCCTCATCTAACCTTGCCGGAGCTGATTTTAGCCGTTATTTCCCAAGCTCTTATAGGTATTATTTTCGGGTTTTTAGTGCTTATAATTTTTACCGGCGTCGAAGTTGCCGGACAACTTATAAGTACGCAGGTCGGTTTTGGAATGATAAGCCTTATAAATCCCCTCATCTCTAATCAGCAGGTTTCTTTAATATCTAATTTGCAGAACTACGTCGCTCTTATAATTTTTATACAGACGTCTGCTTTTTTCTTTGTAATAGAAGGGATATACAGAAGTTTTCAAACTATACCTTTAACTTTCGTCAATTTCTCGCCGCATATTTTTCAATATTTAGTTTTAAGGTCTAACGACATATTTTTAATAGGTTTGGATTTAAGCATCCCTATAGTTTTGGTAGCGATTATATTAAACGTAATTATTGCTCTTATGGGAAGAATTGCGCCGCAATTTAATATTTTTGCCGTAGGTTTTCCTATAACTATAGCGGTAGGACTTCTTATGCTTTACGTTACCGTGCCGTATTTTACCGATTACGTAATGCAGTCCTTCGGCGGTTTAAAAACGGAATTTAATTATATGATAAATTACATGGCATATATTAAAAAATAA
- the flhB gene encoding flagellar biosynthesis protein FlhB encodes MAEDQFDKSEQPTPKRIQDAREKGQVMKSREVTTAFVFVAVIIYLYFNISHIGNIIDDRLVYFLSNFSNLNLGYTECIKIIDGLLYTVVYAILPLILLVFAASVLSNLVQVGFLLTFQPLIPDITKIDPVSGVKRFFSLQSLNELVKSIFKFFVLTAIAYFTIYPHLKKILVLQYMTPSYDAFFTFKIIYKLFFNIIMALIVLAIADYFFQKYKYNKGLMMTKQEVKDEAKQFEGDQQVKGKIRKMQREIARRKILKEVKNAHVVITNPTHFAVALKYDNKKHNAPVVIAKGADNLALLIKKIAKDNGIPTVENKMVARALYETCEPGQAIPASLYKAVAEILAHLYTTNQKFKQIWSFI; translated from the coding sequence ATGGCGGAAGATCAGTTCGACAAGTCGGAACAGCCTACTCCCAAACGTATTCAAGACGCAAGGGAAAAAGGGCAGGTAATGAAATCTAGAGAGGTGACGACCGCTTTCGTTTTTGTCGCCGTAATAATATATCTTTATTTTAATATTTCGCATATAGGCAATATCATCGACGACCGTTTAGTATATTTTTTATCTAATTTTTCCAATTTAAATTTAGGCTATACGGAATGTATTAAAATTATAGACGGCTTACTTTATACCGTAGTTTATGCTATTCTTCCGCTAATCTTATTGGTTTTTGCAGCTTCGGTGCTTTCAAATCTCGTGCAAGTCGGTTTTTTGCTGACCTTTCAACCTCTGATTCCCGATATTACAAAAATAGACCCCGTTTCAGGCGTTAAAAGATTTTTTTCGCTTCAGTCCTTAAACGAACTTGTAAAATCTATTTTTAAATTTTTCGTATTAACGGCTATAGCATATTTTACTATCTATCCTCATTTAAAAAAGATATTGGTATTGCAGTATATGACCCCTTCATACGACGCTTTTTTTACTTTTAAAATTATTTATAAACTTTTTTTTAACATAATTATGGCACTGATAGTTCTTGCGATAGCCGACTATTTTTTTCAGAAATACAAGTATAATAAAGGTCTTATGATGACTAAGCAGGAAGTAAAAGACGAAGCCAAACAGTTCGAAGGCGACCAGCAGGTTAAAGGAAAAATAAGAAAAATGCAGAGGGAAATCGCAAGAAGAAAAATTTTAAAAGAGGTTAAGAATGCTCATGTAGTCATTACCAACCCGACCCATTTTGCGGTAGCTTTAAAATACGACAATAAAAAACACAATGCTCCGGTAGTTATTGCGAAAGGCGCAGACAACCTGGCTTTGCTTATTAAAAAAATAGCGAAGGATAACGGCATTCCGACGGTTGAAAATAAAATGGTGGCGCGTGCGCTTTACGAAACGTGCGAACCCGGACAGGCGATTCCGGCATCGCTTTATAAAGCAGTGGCCGAAATACTTGCCCATTTATATACTACAAATCAAAAATTTAAACAGATATGGAGCTTTATTTAA
- the flhA gene encoding flagellar biosynthesis protein FlhA: MPRNIFFRNTDVMLALLFMMVIGLMVIPITTWMLDIFLTFSISFGIIILLISIYVLRPLEFSVFPTILLVATLFRLSLEIAATRLILLYGYKGPDAAGVVIQSFGQFVVGGNFAVGIVIFIIFIVINFLVITKGATRVAEVSARFTLDALPGKQMSIDAELNSGFITDAEARKKRLDLSKEVDFYGSMDGASKFVRGDVIAAIIIIIVNIIGGLLIGIFQHHMSILKAVSDYTLLTVGEGLVAQIPALIVSTSAGIIMTRASRESDLSKDFSSQFISNPRVLYTAAGILFFFGIIPGLPHWPFILFAAIAALTGYIIVRESAKKKTETAKKTAEEKKEIPESQIIENAMQIDILELEVGYNLIPYVDASRSGELLERIKGIRKQLASDMGIIVPPIHIKDNLNLKPNEYIFLIKGIETARYETMPNKLLAMNPGTVSENIPGVVTKEPAFNLPALWIDEGLKQKAIMAGWTVVEIPAVIATHIVEIIKNNAAELLTRQDVQKLLDILTSKYPKIVDELIPSVLSLSSVQNVLENLLQEGIPIKDMLTIVEALHNYAPNTKDPTLLTEYVRSALKRTITKTLLGQDNAVHPLMLGKNLETAILNEYNKTKEQGSGYSGIDPSYYGKMVSAVKEGIKKALDSGQSPVIMTQPRIRLFLKNILNEIIPGITVVSTGEISPNIKIKPVGTIEIS; encoded by the coding sequence ATGCCCCGCAATATATTTTTTAGGAATACCGATGTAATGCTGGCGCTCCTTTTCATGATGGTTATAGGGCTTATGGTTATACCTATAACTACGTGGATGCTCGATATATTTCTGACTTTTTCGATATCTTTCGGCATAATAATTCTTCTTATTTCTATTTACGTCTTAAGACCTTTGGAATTTTCTGTTTTTCCGACTATTCTTTTGGTGGCTACGCTTTTCCGTCTTTCTTTGGAAATAGCCGCTACGAGGCTTATACTGCTTTACGGCTACAAAGGTCCTGATGCCGCCGGCGTCGTCATACAGTCTTTCGGGCAGTTCGTCGTAGGCGGAAACTTTGCTGTGGGAATAGTAATATTCATAATTTTTATAGTAATAAATTTCCTCGTTATTACAAAAGGCGCGACCAGGGTCGCCGAAGTATCGGCAAGATTTACGTTAGACGCATTGCCGGGTAAACAGATGTCCATAGACGCGGAACTTAATTCAGGTTTTATAACCGATGCGGAAGCAAGAAAGAAAAGATTGGATTTGAGTAAGGAAGTGGACTTTTACGGTTCTATGGACGGCGCAAGCAAATTCGTCAGAGGAGACGTTATAGCCGCCATTATCATAATCATAGTTAATATCATAGGCGGTCTCCTTATAGGAATATTTCAGCATCATATGTCTATTTTAAAGGCAGTTTCGGATTATACGCTTCTTACGGTAGGAGAAGGGTTGGTGGCGCAGATTCCGGCTCTTATAGTTTCTACTTCGGCAGGTATTATAATGACGAGGGCAAGCCGCGAAAGCGACCTATCTAAAGATTTCTCAAGCCAGTTTATATCTAATCCGAGAGTCCTTTACACCGCCGCCGGCATACTGTTTTTTTTCGGAATTATCCCAGGTCTTCCTCACTGGCCTTTTATTTTGTTTGCGGCGATAGCGGCCTTAACGGGTTATATAATCGTAAGGGAATCGGCAAAGAAAAAAACGGAAACTGCGAAAAAAACAGCCGAAGAAAAGAAAGAGATTCCTGAATCGCAGATAATAGAAAATGCCATGCAAATAGATATTCTTGAGCTTGAAGTTGGATACAACCTCATACCCTACGTAGATGCATCCAGAAGCGGCGAACTTTTGGAAAGAATAAAGGGTATTAGGAAACAGCTTGCGTCCGATATGGGTATTATAGTTCCTCCTATTCACATTAAAGATAATTTAAATTTAAAACCAAACGAGTACATTTTTTTAATTAAAGGTATAGAAACGGCAAGATACGAAACTATGCCCAACAAACTTCTTGCCATGAACCCCGGCACCGTTTCCGAAAATATACCAGGCGTGGTTACGAAAGAGCCGGCGTTTAATCTGCCTGCGCTCTGGATAGACGAAGGATTAAAACAGAAGGCGATAATGGCGGGGTGGACCGTCGTAGAAATACCGGCCGTCATAGCGACGCACATAGTAGAGATTATTAAAAACAATGCGGCCGAACTGCTTACCCGTCAGGATGTTCAAAAACTTCTAGATATACTTACTTCTAAATATCCAAAAATAGTGGACGAACTTATCCCCAGCGTACTTTCGCTTAGTTCCGTTCAAAACGTTTTGGAAAATCTTCTTCAGGAGGGAATTCCTATTAAAGATATGCTTACCATAGTGGAAGCCCTGCATAATTATGCGCCCAATACCAAAGACCCGACCTTGCTTACGGAATACGTCAGGAGTGCTTTGAAAAGGACCATAACAAAAACATTGCTTGGACAGGACAATGCGGTTCATCCTCTTATGCTTGGAAAAAATTTAGAAACGGCAATTTTAAACGAATATAATAAAACTAAAGAGCAGGGATCCGGATATTCTGGTATCGACCCTTCTTATTACGGCAAAATGGTTTCTGCTGTAAAAGAAGGAATAAAAAAAGCTTTAGATTCGGGTCAGTCTCCCGTTATTATGACCCAGCCGCGCATAAGGCTTTTCTTAAAAAATATTTTAAACGAAATAATACCCGGCATAACCGTAGTTTCTACAGGAGAGATTTCGCCGAATATAAAAATTAAACCGGTCGGTACCATTGAAATATCTTAA